The following are from one region of the Carassius auratus strain Wakin chromosome 43, ASM336829v1, whole genome shotgun sequence genome:
- the LOC113061481 gene encoding protein FAM192A-like isoform X1, translating into MADGVDLSRKFVSESELDERRKKRQEEWEKVRKPDEPEEAPEEKYDPRSLYERLQEQKDKKQEEYEEQFKFKNMVKGLDEDETSFLDEVSQKQSLIEKHRRDEEAQELKEYRSALQKLATNESQKKEAEKKAGPKPSENRTSHLSQAHLLAGAVKRRSTSQSSEGSKKQKTEECVAGNGSQTDQEAVEPKSPGAGVPRSGVLHLPAAAVCVGILPGLGAYSGSSDSESSSDSEGTVDEIGSPIKRHRLFR; encoded by the exons ATGGCAGATGGTGTGGACCTCAGCCGAAAGTTTGTGTCAGAGTCTGAATTAGACGAGAGGAGGAAAAAAAGGCAGGAGGAATGGGAGAAAGTCCGCAAGCCAGATGAACCGGAGG AGGCCCCCGAAGAGAAGTACGACCCCCGATCTCTGTATGAGCGGCTACAAGAGCAGAAAGACAAGAAACAGGAAGAATATGAGGAGCAGTTCAAATTCA AGAACATGGTTAAAGGCCTGGATGAAGATGAGACCAGCTTTCTTGATGAGGTCTCACAGAAGCAGTCTCTAATAGAGAAACACAGAAGGGATGAGGAAGCTCAGGAGTTAAAAGAATACAGG AGTGCTCTGCAGAAGCTGGCAACCAATGAGAGCCAAAAGAAGGAGGCGGAGAAAAAGGCAGGACCCAAACCCTCAGAGAACAGGACCAGTCACCTGTCTCAGGCCCACCTGCTGGCTGGGGCAGTCAAACGACGCAG CACGTCTCAGTCCTCAGAGGGGAGTAAAAAGCAGAAAACAGAGGAGTGTGTAGCCGGCAATGGCAGTCAGACAG ATCAGGAGGCGGTCGAGCCCAAATCCCCTGGCGCGGGCGTGCCTCGCTCAGGCGTCCTCCACCTGCCCGCCGCCGCTGTATGTGTTGGCATCCTGCCAGGGCTCGGCGCTTACTCGGGCAGCAGCGACTCTGAGTCCAGCAGCGACAGCGAAGGTACCGTGGACGAGATTGGCTCTCCCATAAAGCGCCACAGGCTCTTCAGATAG
- the LOC113061481 gene encoding protein FAM192A-like isoform X2, with product MADGVDLSRKFVSESELDERRKKRQEEWEKVRKPDEPEEAPEEKYDPRSLYERLQEQKDKKQEEYEEQFKFKNMVKGLDEDETSFLDEVSQKQSLIEKHRRDEEAQELKEYRSALQKLATNESQKKEAEKKAGPKPSENRTSHLSQAHLLAGAVKRRSTSQSSEGSKKQKTEECVAGNGSQTDQEAVEPKSPGAGVPRSGVLHLPAAAVCVGILPGLGAYSGSSDSESSSDSEV from the exons ATGGCAGATGGTGTGGACCTCAGCCGAAAGTTTGTGTCAGAGTCTGAATTAGACGAGAGGAGGAAAAAAAGGCAGGAGGAATGGGAGAAAGTCCGCAAGCCAGATGAACCGGAGG AGGCCCCCGAAGAGAAGTACGACCCCCGATCTCTGTATGAGCGGCTACAAGAGCAGAAAGACAAGAAACAGGAAGAATATGAGGAGCAGTTCAAATTCA AGAACATGGTTAAAGGCCTGGATGAAGATGAGACCAGCTTTCTTGATGAGGTCTCACAGAAGCAGTCTCTAATAGAGAAACACAGAAGGGATGAGGAAGCTCAGGAGTTAAAAGAATACAGG AGTGCTCTGCAGAAGCTGGCAACCAATGAGAGCCAAAAGAAGGAGGCGGAGAAAAAGGCAGGACCCAAACCCTCAGAGAACAGGACCAGTCACCTGTCTCAGGCCCACCTGCTGGCTGGGGCAGTCAAACGACGCAG CACGTCTCAGTCCTCAGAGGGGAGTAAAAAGCAGAAAACAGAGGAGTGTGTAGCCGGCAATGGCAGTCAGACAG ATCAGGAGGCGGTCGAGCCCAAATCCCCTGGCGCGGGCGTGCCTCGCTCAGGCGTCCTCCACCTGCCCGCCGCCGCTGTATGTGTTGGCATCCTGCCAGGGCTCGGCGCTTACTCGGGCAGCAGCGACTCTGAGTCCAGCAGCGACAGCGAAG TTTAA
- the LOC113061482 gene encoding copine-2-like isoform X1: protein MAYTLASGPEAGPAIGAQHCITKVELSVCGSNLLDRDVASKSDPFCVLLHDVDGNWVELARTETAVNNLNPVFGVKFQVDYHFEEVQKLKFAMFDEDKCSSQLDEHDFLGEFTCTLGVIVSNKKLHRPLILANGKPAGKGAITITAQELSDNRIITLTMCGRKLDKKDFFGKSDPYLEFHKQGDDGKWMMVHRTEVIKNTLDPVWKPFTVPLISLCNGDVDRNIKVLCYDYDNDGGHDFIGEFQTTVNKMGEAQNGVEVEFECINPKKQKKKSYKNSGVIIMKSCKITRDYSFLDYILGGCQLMFTVGIDFTASNGNPRETSSLHYINPMGSNEYLSAIWAVGQIIQDYDTDKMFPALGFGAQLPPDWKVSHEFAINFNPTNPFCSGVEGIVQAYSNCLPHIRFYGPTNFSPIINHVARFATQALQQDTAAQYFTLLIITDGVISDMDETRHAVVQAAKLPMSIIIIGVGNADFSAMEFLDGDSSALRSYTGEEAVRDIVQFVPFRDFRNVPKETLAKSVLAELPQQVTQYFKQRNLSPSNTMPE, encoded by the exons ATGGCCTATACTCTGGCCTCAGGCCCCGAAGCGGGTCCTGCCATTGGGGCCCAGCACTGCATCACAAAGGTAGAGCTCTCTGTCTGTGGCTCCAACCTGCTGGACCGTGACGTGGCATCCAAGTCTGACCCCTTCTGTGTTCTTTTACACGATGTGGACGGCAACTGGGTGGAG TTGGCTCGAACAGAGACTGCTGTGAACAACCTGAATCCAGTATTCGGTGTGAAATTCCAAGTAGATTACCACTTTGAGGAGGTCCAGAAGCTCAAGTTTGCCATGTTTGATGAGGACAAATGCAGCAGCCAGCTTGATGAACACGACTTTCTGGGCGAGTTCACCTGCACACTGGGAGTG ATTGTGTCAAATAAGAAGCTACATCGACCACTGATTCTGGCTAATGGCAAGCCAGCAGGGAAGGGGGCTATCACA ATAACAGCCCAGGAGTTATCAGACAACAGAATAATCACCCTAACCATGTGTGGGAGGAAGCTGGATAAAAAG GACTTCTTTGGTAAATCAGATCCCTATTTAGAATTCCACAAACAAGGGGATGATGGGAAATGGATGATGGTTCACAGAACAGAG GTCATCAAGAACACTCTGGATCCTGTATGGAAGCCTTTCACGGTGCCTCTAATCTCACTTTGTAATGGAGATGTGGACAGAAACATCAAG GTGCTGTGCTACGATTACGACAACGACGGAGGCCATGACTTCATCGGCGAGTTTCAGACCACCGTGAACAAGATGGGCGAAGCACAGAACGGAGTGGAG GTTGAGTTTGAATGCATTAATCccaaaaaacagaagaaaaagagcTACAAAAACTCTGGGGTCATTATAATGAAGTCATGCAAG ATTACGAGAGACTACTCCTTCCTGGACTACATTCTGGGCGGCTGTCAGCTCATGTTTACT GTTGGCATCGATTTCACAGCGTCCAATGGCAACCCTAGGGAGACGTCGTCTCTGCATTATATCAACCCAATGGGCAGCAACGAATATCTGTCCGCCATCTGGGCTGTAGGCCAGATCATCCAAGACTATGACAC GGACAAAATGTTTCCTGCACTTGGATTTGGGGCTCAACTCCCACCTGACTGGAAG GTATCCCATGAGTTTGCCATCAACTTTAACCCCACCAACCCTTTCTGCTCAG GTGTGGAAGGGATCGTTCAAGCTTACTCCAACTGCCTGCCTCACATCCGCTTCTATGGACCAACCAACTTCTCCCCCATTATCAATCACGTGGCCCGCTTCGCTACCCAGGCCCTCCAACAGGACACTGCTGCA CAATACTTCACGCTACTTATCATCACTGACGGTGTGATCAGCGACATGGATGAGACACGTCATGCTGTAGTTCAAGCCGCCAAACTGCCCATGTCCATCATCATCATCGGGGTGGGCAACGCCGACTTCAGCGCCATGGAGTTTCTGGACGGAGACAGCAGTGCACTCAGATCCTACACGGGAGAGGAGGCGGTCCGAGACATCGTGCAATTTGTCCCATTCAGGGACTTTCGTAAC GTTCCGAAGGAAACTTTAGCCAAATCCGTATTGGCAGAGCTGCCGCAACAGGTCACACAGTATTTCAAGCAGAGGAACCTGTCGCCTAGCAACACAATGCCGGAATAA
- the LOC113061482 gene encoding copine-2-like isoform X2, whose product MFDEDKCSSQLDEHDFLGEFTCTLGVIVSNKKLHRPLILANGKPAGKGAITITAQELSDNRIITLTMCGRKLDKKDFFGKSDPYLEFHKQGDDGKWMMVHRTEVIKNTLDPVWKPFTVPLISLCNGDVDRNIKVLCYDYDNDGGHDFIGEFQTTVNKMGEAQNGVEVEFECINPKKQKKKSYKNSGVIIMKSCKITRDYSFLDYILGGCQLMFTVGIDFTASNGNPRETSSLHYINPMGSNEYLSAIWAVGQIIQDYDTDKMFPALGFGAQLPPDWKVSHEFAINFNPTNPFCSGVEGIVQAYSNCLPHIRFYGPTNFSPIINHVARFATQALQQDTAAQYFTLLIITDGVISDMDETRHAVVQAAKLPMSIIIIGVGNADFSAMEFLDGDSSALRSYTGEEAVRDIVQFVPFRDFRNVPKETLAKSVLAELPQQVTQYFKQRNLSPSNTMPE is encoded by the exons ATGTTTGATGAGGACAAATGCAGCAGCCAGCTTGATGAACACGACTTTCTGGGCGAGTTCACCTGCACACTGGGAGTG ATTGTGTCAAATAAGAAGCTACATCGACCACTGATTCTGGCTAATGGCAAGCCAGCAGGGAAGGGGGCTATCACA ATAACAGCCCAGGAGTTATCAGACAACAGAATAATCACCCTAACCATGTGTGGGAGGAAGCTGGATAAAAAG GACTTCTTTGGTAAATCAGATCCCTATTTAGAATTCCACAAACAAGGGGATGATGGGAAATGGATGATGGTTCACAGAACAGAG GTCATCAAGAACACTCTGGATCCTGTATGGAAGCCTTTCACGGTGCCTCTAATCTCACTTTGTAATGGAGATGTGGACAGAAACATCAAG GTGCTGTGCTACGATTACGACAACGACGGAGGCCATGACTTCATCGGCGAGTTTCAGACCACCGTGAACAAGATGGGCGAAGCACAGAACGGAGTGGAG GTTGAGTTTGAATGCATTAATCccaaaaaacagaagaaaaagagcTACAAAAACTCTGGGGTCATTATAATGAAGTCATGCAAG ATTACGAGAGACTACTCCTTCCTGGACTACATTCTGGGCGGCTGTCAGCTCATGTTTACT GTTGGCATCGATTTCACAGCGTCCAATGGCAACCCTAGGGAGACGTCGTCTCTGCATTATATCAACCCAATGGGCAGCAACGAATATCTGTCCGCCATCTGGGCTGTAGGCCAGATCATCCAAGACTATGACAC GGACAAAATGTTTCCTGCACTTGGATTTGGGGCTCAACTCCCACCTGACTGGAAG GTATCCCATGAGTTTGCCATCAACTTTAACCCCACCAACCCTTTCTGCTCAG GTGTGGAAGGGATCGTTCAAGCTTACTCCAACTGCCTGCCTCACATCCGCTTCTATGGACCAACCAACTTCTCCCCCATTATCAATCACGTGGCCCGCTTCGCTACCCAGGCCCTCCAACAGGACACTGCTGCA CAATACTTCACGCTACTTATCATCACTGACGGTGTGATCAGCGACATGGATGAGACACGTCATGCTGTAGTTCAAGCCGCCAAACTGCCCATGTCCATCATCATCATCGGGGTGGGCAACGCCGACTTCAGCGCCATGGAGTTTCTGGACGGAGACAGCAGTGCACTCAGATCCTACACGGGAGAGGAGGCGGTCCGAGACATCGTGCAATTTGTCCCATTCAGGGACTTTCGTAAC GTTCCGAAGGAAACTTTAGCCAAATCCGTATTGGCAGAGCTGCCGCAACAGGTCACACAGTATTTCAAGCAGAGGAACCTGTCGCCTAGCAACACAATGCCGGAATAA